Within Diospyros lotus cultivar Yz01 chromosome 15, ASM1463336v1, whole genome shotgun sequence, the genomic segment ACCCCGGCGGTGTGCTAGTAATAAGTGAAAATCCCAGCGAGACCAACTATcattgataaaatcataaattacctTATACGTTGCCGTAGCTCTACCCCGCTTGGCTTCAATAGGAGATAATGGAGGTGGAGGTATATTCTGCTTATGCCCAAATTGTCGTAGAACCCTCTCCGGATGATATGGCTCAATCACGCCTCCACACTTAAGACATCTGGAGAAGAACGCAATCTCATGCAATGGGTGTTGTGCACGATGCCTCCTATATGGTGTCCATATGACCTGCAGATGTTTCAGAATTTCAATGATAAGCAATATTAAGTTACAAAATATTATGTGTGAACAGAATACCTGATCTTCAGTTAAGTCATCAAGTCGCTATCGCAAAGATTGCAAAGAATCGTACTCACGAACAGGAAGCCAACGATGAGCCCTAGGCAACTCGTCAGTATATGATAGATTATGTTTACTTCTAGTCAATGGAAAATGTTCGTATATCCAAGCCTGTATacatttaatgtaaataattgttaAGATATATGGAAAGACATAGTAAAAATatgcacaaaataataaaatttaaattattacctcAAGTAATGTTAAATATCCACAGATTCCCTTGATATCTCTTCTACTCGTAATACCCAGTTGCCTATATAAATATGTCAAACAAGCAGCCCCCCATGCATACGTACCAGATATACTCAAGTCTTCCAACAATGCAAGATAGGAAATCGAAATCATGCTACCACTCTTATCCACAAATAATGTtcaacctaataaaaataacaaatatgcCCTACTAGCATTGTACATCTCTTCATCCGGAGCTAAATTTGGTACGTTCATAAATGTTCTTCTTAGCCAATCTAATTTCACATACGGTCCCCGAGCCTCAGCTATCTGGCCTGCTGGTTCTACTACTGAGACCCCAAGTAAACGACAAAGTAAATTCTGAGCTTCATTACCTGTCAAATGAGGGACTGATACAGGGCTGCCAGAAACTGGTATCTTCAGAATAGTAGCAATGTCATCTAGCGTGAGTGTCATCTCACCAAATGGTAGATGAAATATGTTAGTCTCAGGTTGCCATCTTTCTGAAAAGGCTGACACAACTGTAGGATTCACAAATCGATACGTGGCTTCTATCAAAGGTGCCAATTGAAATCTTACAACAATATCATAAATACGTTGCTGATTTACCAATGGCCAATCAGGAATTCTTTGTCCATGGCTATTGCACTTTAATACACCTCTTTcctattacataaaaataataaaataattactaacattataataattattttaaatgtaaaattattttcataatcaCGTACCTCTCCAGCCCATATGCTAACagcaacatgatttttaaaactctttaaaaTGGATGGATCTTCAGGGCCTCCCAAAAATAGTTCAGTAGTATCATCCGGAGCACTAATAGATGGCTGCTCTGGAGCACTAGTAGATGGCTGCTCCGGAGCACTAGGAGGTGATGAGTCTAAAGTACCTGGCTGCTCAGAAATGTGCGCCTCTGAGATAGATGTATCAGCTACAGAATCACCATCATGGCCCTctaccctcctcctcctccttgtgGAAGCTGTCGGACGCTGACGAGCTCCCTCTACTCCTCCTCCTCGAGTACGTGCCATGCCTATAAATGAATGTACcatattagttatttttaaaataataataatctattacaaaattaatttaattcatataagaatgttatattaaatGTCTAAATGCATGATgacaaataaaattgtttataataaaattaataataattagatttattagaaaggtgaactataaaattataattaatataaaaaataacatgtgagattaatatgaaatcaatgatattttaaaaaaaattcaagtggcacaaaactaaaaaaataaataaatagatttataaatctatttattaattatacatttataaataaatctagTTCCGGTTTCTCCAACCCGAAATTGCAAGTTCGAGAACCCGGAACGGGTTCGGActcccgcacctcgcggtgctgGGGATTGAGATGGCTCCGCACCGTGAGGTGCGGAGGTCTCTGAGATCTCCGCACCTCGCAGTGTGGGGGGTTTCAgaacccccgcaccgcgaggtacAGAGGTCTCAGGGGTTTCAGAAACCCCCGCACCTCACGGTGCGGAGGTCCGCGGTTGACGATAGCGGCCATGGTGGCTGCCATCGTCGCCGCCAGGGTGGGGGAAGGGGGTTTCTAAAACCCCCGCAACTCACTGTGCGGAGGTCCGTGGTGATGATGGCGGCTACCATCGCGGCCGATGATGATGTCGTCATGTGCGATTATTGAAGAAATTAAACATTGAACAGAAGGCGTACCTGATTTCAGTCcgatttcttcttcctcgcaaAACAATGGCCGAAGATTGCTAGGGTTTGtttgagaaatgtgagaaatgGTGTGGCTGGTGTGGCTGTGAGGGCATATTTGGGAATTTATGGGTTGTAAATAGTAATTCTTGTGGTTATAAAgagtaaaaatgaaaattcagtTAAACGGGTTATATTGAGTAATTCTACGGGTTcccaatagaatttccctattTACATACACCATGAAATGACGAAAATATCCCTTACTCAAATAACTTCCACGGCACTTCTAGTCTTGAGAAATCCACCATTGTCGTTGCCCCCGCACTGCCATCACCCCACTAAAGTTGGTAAATGGGTGGGCTAGCCTGGCCCAACCTGCCACCCACTTGACCCATCCATTTCGTGGGCCAAGCCAAATTTAGCCCGCAAGGTAAGTAGGCTAGGCAATAGAAATTGGAGGCCCGACACGACCCTATATATGGCCCTTAATATATGGGCCAAGGCAAGTCGGGCCGAACTATGagtcattaatttttaatttttttaacatattttttttaaatatttttttctcaaatacaacaaatattttttaaaatatgtttataattacAAGCAATTGTCGAATTTTTTTATGCTTACAATTTTTTGTGTCAAATTTTTACAAGTGATTATCGAATTTAGAC encodes:
- the LOC127792269 gene encoding protein MAIN-LIKE 1-like, coding for MARTRGGGVEGARQRPTASTRRRRRVEGHDGDSVADTSISEAHISEQPGTLDSSPPSAPEQPSTSAPEQPSISAPDDTTELFLGGPEDPSILKSFKNHVAVSIWAGEERGVLKCNSHGQRIPDWPLVNQQRIYDIVVRFQLAPLIEATYRFVNPTVVSAFSERWQPETNIFHLPFGEMTLTLDDIATILKIPVSGSPVSVPHLTGNEAQNLLCRLLGVSVVEPAGQIAEARGPQLGITSRRDIKGICGYLTLLEAWIYEHFPLTRSKHNLSYTDELPRAHRWLPVIWTPYRRHRAQHPLHEIAFFSRCLKCGGVIEPYHPERVLRQFGHKQNIPPPPLSPIEAKRGRATATYKGESAVSSASWHHCLLLGKSYQVDPSRCRCVETGMSSGI